Below is a genomic region from Candidatus Binatia bacterium.
AGGTGGGAATGGTGCACGACGATCAGGCGATGGAGATCGACACGCCGTCGGTGAGCGTTCGCTCGCGTCAGGCCGGCGACTCTCGGATTTCGGTCGCCGCGGACGGCTCGACCTGGATCACCGCTCGCCACGGTAGCGTGGAGATAGTTACGCCGCAGGATACCCACACGCTCGGCGCGGGCAGCACGCTCGTCGCGAGCGGCTCGGCATCCGATCCGTCGATCAGCTATGTCTCGGCGACCGCGTTCGACTCGTTCGACCAGTTCAACGCGGAGCGCGACAAGGCGATGATCGCCGCGCTAAACGCGAGCCCCAACTTGAATCCCAGCATCGCCGGGTATGAGAATTTGAACGACTACGGCCATTGGCAAGCCATCGCCGGCTACGGCCAGTCGTGGGTGCCCAACGAGCCGGCCAGCTGGGTACCGTATCGCAATGGTTCCTGGACTTGGGAAGGCAGATACGGCTGGACGTGGATAGGCTCCGAGGCGTGGGGCTGGACGCCGTATCACTATGGCAACTGGTTCTACTGCAGCTGCAGTTCATCGGGCTGGGCATGGCTGCCGCCGTCGTCTGCCACCAAACTTTCTTGGTCGCCGGCTTTGGTGGGTTTCTTCGGCTTCGACGTCGCGTCGACGGGCGGCCTCAATAACTGCGGCGGAAACTACGGGTACGCGCCTGAGGGCTCGGGCGCTCCCGCCGGCCCATCCGGCAACGCGGCTCCGGCAGCTCCATATGGCGAGGGCGGTCCCACCGCTCCAGCTAGCGAGGCCGCTCCCGCAGCTCCATCAAACGAGGCCGCCCCGTATGGCGAGGGTGGCCCGGGCGGCTATCCTGCGACCCAGTACGGCGAGGGAGGCCCGGGCTATTCGGCTCCATACGCCTACCCATATCCTTATATCGGGTGGGTTCCGATCGCACCGTACGAACCGTTTTATCCGTGGTGGTATGGCGGCGTCGGCTTTGGCTTTGGCTTTGGCGGTTATGGCTACCCAGGCTTTGCGAACAACATCGTCAACGTCACCAACATCACCAACGTCTATCGGACCTATCGTAACTTCCGCCATGGCGGCGCGACCGGAACCACGATTCGACACTTCCGTCACGGAACGGTTTCCGGACACACGGTTGCGGTGAATCGGCGTGACATCGGGCGTCGTTTCGGAACGATTCACGGAGCGCTGCCGATTAAGCCGACGCGCAGTAACCTGGCTTTCTCGCACGGCACTGTGCACGCACCCGTGACTTTCTCTAAGGCCTTCAACTCGCCACGCTTCGCGTTGCATGGGACACTTGCCGCGCGTACCTCTCGCGCCGGGCTAGCGGGACATTCCGCCGCACGGGCGCCGGTCAGTCGTGCGAACGCTCCAGTATCTCGCGAGAATATGGCGGCGACTCGCACGAACGCAGCAATGCATGCTACGGAGCGTGCGGCGCTCGGTCGTGCAAATGCTCCAGTGTCTCGCGTGAATGCGCCGGTAACTAGGGCCAACGCACCCATAGCTCATGCGAATGCGCCAGAGACTCGTGCGAATGCATTCCAAAGGCGTGGGAATCCGTCGTTTGCGCGTGAGAACGCGCCGGTAACTCGTGAGAATGCCGCAACGTCGCGACAGATCGAAGCGACTCAACGAATGAACGCGCCGGTGACTCGGGAGAACGCGGCGCCGGCGGTGCGCGAGAATGCGGCGCCGACGATGCGCAGCGAGAATAGTGCGAGCATGCGTCAAGCCGAAACTCCTCGCAACGAGTTCGCACCATCTTCGTCGTGGGAGCGCTTCAATGCAGGCCGCGGCGAGGCACGGTCGGCTGAGTTTCCGGCCGGTTCCGGGGGCGCGACGTCAGCTAGGGATTCGCGTGGAGCGCTTTCCGCACCAAGTGAAGCTGGGCGAGAAGAAAGGGCGCCTTCCGATTCATGGGGCCGGTTCTCTACGTCGCGCGGCGATTCGTACGGAGGAACGCGCGAGTCATACGGAGGCACCCGCAACCCGTACGCCGAGCGTCAATCGGCTCCATCCTACCAGCGCGAGATGCCCTCGTACTCACGCGGATCGTACGCTTCTCCGTACTCACGTGAATCGTACCCGTCATACTCACGCGGTTCGTATCCGTCATACTCACGCGGATCGTATCCGTCCTATTCGCGCGGATCCTATCCGTCGTCTCCGCGTGGATCGTATGGGTCTCCTCCCTCGTACTCGCGCGGCAATTGGGGAGCGCCGCATCCATCGGGCGGTGGTGGCGGCGGAGGCGGGCGCCCCGGAGGTGGTGGCGGAGGCGGCCGGCCCGGAGGTGGAGGCCGCCCACCTCACTAGCTAGGCTGCGAATCCCGCAAAGCCAAAGGCCCGCTCCATAGGCGGGCCTTTGCAATCTCTACGCCCTCCTACACGTGCTGTTCCCTTCGACCTTCCACGTGCCGTTTACATCGGCCTGATAGAGGTCGGTGTAGGTGGTGGCGTTCAGAAATGTATAGGTGTCACGAACTTGCACCGTCTTACCGGACGGCGGATCCGTGAACGAGCCGGTCCACATGGTTTTCCTGCCCGTCTGGCGCGATGATTCGGTCCCGTAGCCGCCGTCGGCTAGCATCGACGGATTCCACCACGTCTTCGTCTCAAAAGCATAGACGATATAACCCATAGCGTCGAAGTTCGCAGCGGAAACATGGACCGAGAGTGTGCCACCCGCGGTGCGTGCGATGGTGACGGTCGTCTTCGACGGTCCTTCCATCGTCGACGGCGTGCTGTTCCTGCACGACCAAGTCCCGATCAAGAAGTCGTAACCGTTCGGCCCGACGCCGATCGCGGCAGGCGTCATCGACGTGGCGGATGGCGGGATCGCCAACAGAACGACTGTGAAAGCCGCGGCGAGCAGCGCGAGACGATAACGCATGCTAAAACCCCCTGTCGCCGCTCATTCCAGGCGATCGAGCGCCTTCCTGGTCTGGTTTCCGTACGCTTTTGTACGCCCGGTTCGGTACGATGGGCTCCGTCTTCCGCGCCGTGATAAGGAGGTCAGCCATGATCGCATCCCACCGCGTCCCGAAGCTGTCACAGCATCGCATGGAATCCGTCACGATCGAGTATCGCCCAGAGAGCCTTGACGCTCTAGAACCAGCAATGCTTGAAGCGCTGCGCGCGGGCGCGGAGCGCGTTGTTCTCGACCTTGACTCCGTCTCCAGCCTAGATTCGGCGGCGTTGCGAGAGTTGATCCGGCTGTTGCGGCTCGCGCGTTCCAGCGGCGGCGACCTCGCACTTCGTTCGACTCGGGCCGGCGTACTTCGCACGCTTTCGGTGACCGCGCTCGACCGGGTCTTTCCCGTCTTACAACCGAGAGCAGCGTAGGCCCCCTATCGCGGCACAAAGACGCCAAGTTCGCAACGTACGAATTCTGCGGCTACGACGATGCGTGGAACCTCTTTATCGTGGGACGAACCATGCAGACGCGCTTTGTGTTCGCGGAGCTTCCCAAAGGCAGCACGTCCTTTACGGCCATCCATCTCGGTCATTACGTTCTAAAACCCGGCGCGGTACAGTGACCGGAAACATATCGCGGTCGGCGATCGGTTGACAACATGGCGTACCAGTTCAAGATAAGCGGCTCGACCGCCACCTATCAAGGCAGGGCCGACCTAGCTGGCGGCGAGGGCCCGGTTCGCCAGTTCTGGATACCACGATTTGGGCACCGTCTGGTGAATCCGCAAGCCAAGCACATCGTTGCAGGACAGTTTCACTTTTCTCGGTTCGACCCCGGCGACGTAGGCTATTGGGATTATCCGCACGGCGGCTTGGCTACGCACATAATCCTGGGCCCAGACCACCCAGTCGGCGTGACGGTCAGCATAGTGCCGAAATAGCGGCGAATACAAAGGCCCGTTCGAGAAACGGGCCCTTGTTTTATGGCTCCGGATGTTGGACTCGAACCAACGACCCGCTGATTAACAGTCAGCTGCTCTACCAACTGAGCTAATCCGGAACGGCGTGGTAGCTCGGCGGCCGGCGGTCCCTGGTTCCACGGCCAGGAACGCCACCCTGCCTTGCGGGTATAAGCGAGGATGGCCGAGCGTCCCAGGCGCGACCGCGATGCCGTGGCGATTCCGAGCGACGTCGACGACGCCACGCTCGACGTCGACGGGCGCCGCGTCGCGTTGACCAACCTGCGGAAGATCTACTTTCCGAAGCTCAAGCTCACGAAGGGCGATCTGCTGCGCTACTACCTGAACATCTCCGACGTGCTGATCCCGCACGTCGCCGATCGGCCGATGGTGATGAAGCGCTATCCGCACGGCGTCACCGGAGACTTCTTCTACATGAAGCGCACGCCATCGCCGCGCCCGCCGTGGATCCGGACCTGTTCCGTGGAGCACAGCTCCGGCAACGTCATCGACTTTCCGCTCGTCGACGGGCGGCCGGCGCTGCTCTGGCTGATCAACCTCGGATGCATCGATCTCAATCCGTGGTACTCGCTGTGCGAGGATCCAGATCGTCCGCTCTATCTGCACTTCGACCTGGATCCGACGCCCGGCGCGACGTTCGCCGTCGTCCGCGAGGCGGCATTGATCGTGCGCGACGTGCTCGAGGGGCTGGGCATGACGCCATACGCCAAGACGTCGGGCAGCAAAGGCGCGCACGTCTACGTCGCGATTCGCCGCGAGCTCACGCAGCACGAGGTCTGGGCCATCGCCAAACAGATCGGTCATCACATGGCCAAGGCGCACCCCGACGTACTCACCGCGATCTATCGCGTCGCAAATCGGCCGCCGAACCACGTCCTCGTAGACTACAACCAGAACGCGTTCGGCAAGACGCTGGCGTCGATCTATTCCGTGCGCCCCAACGAGTCCGCCACCGTCTCCACGCCGGTGACATGGGAGGAGATCGAGGCCGGCTGCGAGCCGGGCGACTTCACGATCTTCAACGTCCCCGAACGTCTCGCCAAAATCGGCGATCTGTGGCAGCCGTTGCTGAGCGCCCGCGGGCGTTTCAACCTCGCGAAGTTTGCCGACATGGGCGCTCATGCCGCGGTTTGAATCGCTGCTGCTTCGACCGCCGATCGAGCCGATGGAGACTCGAGCCGTCGCGCGCATTCCGGAAGGCGACGGTTGGAGCTACGAGCCCAAGTGGGATGGGTTTCGCTGCATCGCCTTTCGCGACGGCGACGAGGTCGAGCTGCAATCGAAATCCGGCGAAACGCTGACGCGCTACTTCCCCGAGATCGTCGCGGCCCTGCTGAAGGCGGGCGCACGGCAATTCGTCGTCGACGGCGAGCTGCTCGTGGCAACGGACGACGGCTCCGACTTCGACGCCCTCCTCCAGCGCATTCATCCGGCCGCGAGCCGCGTGCAGCGGCTCGCACAGGAGACTCCGGCATCGTATGTGGTCTTCGACTTGCTCGTCGAAGGCCGCAGCGCGTTCTACGAGCGTGCACTGCATGCGCGCCGCGAACGCCTCGATCTTTTCGTCACGCGAAACTTCGCGGAAATTCCGACCCTCCGGCTCTCGCCGGCGACGCGGGACGGCGCGCTCGCGAAGCTCTGGCTAGGCGGCAGCCTGGCGCGGCTCGACGGCATCATTGCCAAACGCGACGTCGCCTACGCGTTCGGCAGCCGCGATGCGGCCGTTAAGGTCAAGCGCAACTACACGGCGGACTGCGTCGTCGGCGGCTTTCGTACCGGGAGCGGCGGCGCGGTCGCGTCGCTGCTCCTCGGACTCTACGACGACGCGGGAAAGCTAAACCACGTGGGCTTCGTCGGATCGATGAGCGCTGCCGAACGTAAACGGGCCGCCGAGCTGATCCGTCCGATCGTCGAACCACCGGGCTTCACGGGCACGGCCCCGGGCGGACCGAGCCGCTGGCGGCGCGGAGAGGCTTCAGAATGGTTTCCGGTCCGGCCGCAGGTCGTCGTCGAGGTGGCTTTCGATCACGTGACCGGGCATCGTTTTAGGCACGCGGCGCGGCTGCTGCGCTGGCGAACTGATAAGGCGCCGCGGCAGTGCACGATGGAGCAGTTACTGCACCCTACGGGACGGTGAGGTTTTCGGCGAGCTCCACGGTGACGGATGTGCCCGCATTGACCACGATCGGTTCGTTTGGCTTCGTGCCGTAGACGTAGCCGCCCAGCGTCCCGGATTGCTCGTGCTTGACGGTCGAAGGCCCGCTGCCGAGGCGCATTTGCCACGCGATCGGTCCGGGCGTTACGGTGCCGTACGGGACGCCGGACATCGGCGAAAGCTGCTGGCGCTGTTTGTACTGTGCCGATGGGTTGAGTTGCACGACGCCCTTGTTGACGACGTAGGCGGTGATGCTCTTCTTCTGTCCGTTGGCAAGGTGGATCGTCGTCAGAAAGAAGCCGACGCGTGCGCGGTCGGATCCCGCCGGCTGCCGTACGTCGGTGATCCAGCCCACGATATACCCGCCGTGCAGCGCGGGGAACGACGTATCCACGATGAGCAGCCGGAACTTGTCGCCGTAGGTCAGCTTTGAAGAGTCGAGATGTTCCTCGAGCGAGCACTGAATGCGGGTTCCGGCCTTGAACGTCTGCGACGGCACGAACGTCGTCGCTTGCGCGAGCGCGCCGCATGCCGCGAATGCCGCAACGACGGCGGCGAGTCTAACCGGCAAAGTTCGGTACACGAAGTTCTTCTCCATTAAATGCAGTCGCCTTACGCAGCGCGTCGGTCCGGTCTAGCCGCTCCCAGGGCAGATCCAGATCCGGGCGGCCGAAGTGCCCGTAGGAAGCCGTTTGCCGATAGATCGGACGGCGCAACTGAAGGTAGTGGATGATCGCGGCCGGTCGAAGATCGAACACCGCCTTAACGGCGGCGGCGATGCGCTCCTCGGGGAGCCGGCCGGTGCCGAACGTCTCGATCGACACGCTCATCGGATGCGCGACGCCGATCGCGTAGGCGACTTGGACCTCGCAGCGGTCCGCGAGACCGGCGCCGACGACGTTCTTCGCGACCCAGCGGGCGGCGTAAGCACCCGAGCGATCGACCTTGGTGGGATCCTTCCCGGAGAACGCGCCGCCGCCGTGACGGGCCATGCCGCCATACGTATCGGCGATGATCTTTCTCCCGGTGAGCCCCGCGTCGCCCTTCGGACCGCCGATCACGAAACGGCCCGTCGGATTGACGTAGACGCGCGTGCGATCGTCGTGCATCGCGACAGGGATCACGTGGTCGATCACCTTCTCCGTGATCTCGCGACGGATCTGTTCCAGCGGGATCTCGGGATCGTGCTGCGTCGAAACCACCACGGCCTCGACGCGCAGCGGCCGGTCGCCGTCGTACTCGACCGTAACCTGCGACTTGCCGTCGGGACGGAGGTAGGGAATGTCGCCGTTCTTGCGCATCGCGGCCAGGTGGCGCGTGAGATTGTGGGCCAGCACGATCGGCAGCGGCATAAGCTCCTCGGTCTCGCGGCACGCGTAACCGAACATCATGCCCTGGTCTCCCGCACCTACCAGCTCGAACTCGTCGTCATCGCCCGAGCGCGCCTCGAGCGACCGATCGACGCCCAGCGCGATGTCCGGCGATTGCTCGTCGATCGAGACGCTGACGCCGCACGTCTCGGCGTCGAAGCCGATCGCCGAGCGCGTGTAGCCGACGTCGCGGACCACCTCGCGCGCAAGCTTCGGGATGTCGACGTAGGTCCTGGTCGTCACCTCGCCCGCGATGTGGATCTGGCCCGTGATTGCGAACGTCTCGACGGCCACGCGGGAATACGGATCGTCGCGCAGCAGCGCGTCGAGCACCGCGTCCGAGATCTGATCGGCGAGCTTGTCGGGATGGCCCTCGGTCACCGACTCGCTGGTGAAGAGCCGCGTGTACGTCACCCTACGTCCCCTCGCTCCAAGACGCGCTGTACTTCACCTGCTCCGGCGTCATCGTATCGATCTCGATGCCCATCGAAGAGAGCTTGAGTTGCGCGACCTCCTCGTCGATCTCGATGGGTACGTCGTATACCTTCTTCTCCAACGCCTCGTGATGCGACACGAGATACGCCGTCGAAAGCGCCTGATTGGCAAACGACATGTCCATCACTGCAGCCGGATGACCCTCGGCCGCGGCGAGATTGACGAGGCGGCCGTCGGCGAGGATGCAGATCTTGCGGCCGTCGTGCAGCTCGTACTGCTCGACAAACGCCCGCGGCTCGGTCTTGCCCCGCGCTAGGCGTTTGATCGATTCGAGGTCGAGCTCGTCGTTGAAGTGGCCGGAGTTGGCGACGATCGCTCCGTCTTTCATCAACTTAAAGTGCTCCTCACGCACCACGTGATAGTTTCCGGTGACCGTGACGAAAATGTCGCCGATCTTCGCGGCGTCGCTCATCGGCATCACACGGTACCCGTCCATGGTGGCCTCGATCGCCTTGCGCGGGTCCACCTCGGTCACGACCACGTGCGCGCCCATGCCGGCGGCTCGCGACGCGATGCCGCGTCCGCACCAGCCGTAGCCGACTACGACCAGCGTGCGCCCGGCGAGCAGCACGTTTGTCGCGCGAATGATCCCGTCTAGCGTCGACTGCCCCGTGCCGTAGCGGTTGTCGAACATGTGCTTGGTGAGCGCGTTGTTCACGGCGATGACCGGGTAGGGCAGCACGCCGTCGCGCTGCATCGCGCGCAGGCGGATCACGCCCGTCGTCGTCTCCTCGCAGCCGCCGATCATCTTCGCGAGCTGGCCAGGATGCTTGGTGAAGATCCTCGTCACCAGGTCGCAGCCGTCGTCCAGAGAGATCTGCGGGTGCGTCGCGATCACCGACTCGATGTGCGAGTAGTAGGTGGCGTGATCTTCTCCCTTGATCGAGTACGTCGCGACGCCGTAGTCGCACAACGCCGCCGCGACGTCATCCTGGGTCGAGAGAGGGTTGCTGGCGCAGAGCGCGAGCTGGGCGCCGCCGGCCTGCAGCGCGAGCATGAGGTTCGCGGTCTCGGTCGTGACGTGCAGGCACGCGCCGATGCGCATGCCGCGCAGCGGCTTCTCGATCTCGAAGCGGTCGCGAATCTGGGCAAGGACGGGCATATACGCCGCCGACCACGCGATACGCGAGCGGCCCGCGTCCGCGAGGCTGCGGTCTTTAACGTCGCCTTGGACTGGATCCAAAACTGGCAAGATGAACTCCTGGGGATTAGGGTAAATAGCACGCCGCCCTTTCGCCGCAGGCTCGCCGAACCCATCCGCCAACTCTGCCCCGCGTGGAAACGCTCGACGAGTACCTCCGCCGCCTCGCTTCGCACGATCCCGTGCCGGGCGGCGGCAGCGCCGCGGCCCTGATCGGCGCCGTCGCAGCCGCGTTGGTCGCGATGGTCGGGCGGATCGCATCGGCGCCGCTGGAGGACGTCGTCGACGAGGCCGACCGGCTCCGCGACGAGCTGGCCGCGGCGCGCCTGCGCGACGAGGCCGCCTTTGCGGCCGTCGTGGCGGCACAGGCTCTCCCCAAGGACGACGAAGCGCAGGTGCAGGTGCGCCGTGAAGCCCTCGACGCGGCGCTGCAAGGGGCTGCCGAGGAGCCGCTGCGCGCCGCCGGCCTCGCGCTGCGCGTGCTCGAGCTTGCGCTCCGCTTGAGCGAGGCGAAGACCAAGGCACTTGCAAGCGACGTCGGCTGCGCGGCAGAATTCGCGCACGCGGCGCTGGCGGGATGCGCGTACAATGTGCGCGTCAATCACAAGTACATGCACGAAACCGAGGTGATCGCGTGTCAGGCCGAGATGCTGGCGTCGTACGAACGCGATGCCTCGAACATCCTCGAACTCGTGCGCGCGGCGGTCGGCGCAGCGCTCGCGAGGCGCTAGCTTACAGCGACTCGTACGTCGCGGCGGCCATCGCGCCGAGTATCTCCCCGGCGACGTGGCCGGTGTCTTCATCGTGCGGCCCGTTCATTGCCCCGATGTAGAACGCGAACGCGACGTGCCGGCCCGAACGGGTCGTAGTGTAACCAGCGAGGCCTTTTTCGTAGACGCCACCGTCGTTGAGATAGTTGTCGCTGTCGTCGGTTCCGGTCTTCGCGAAGACCTTGCCGCGCGCGGGCGACGATCGCTGAATGTCGACCAACGTTCCGTCGACGCCCAGGATCGGCAGGCCGCGCAGCAGCTGCGGATACCAGCCCTGCGCGCGCACCCACGCGAGATAGTGCACCATAAAATCGGGTGTGAAGTAGGCGGTGCCGCCCTCGCCGTCTTGCTGCGCCGCCTGGTCGAGCGTGAGCCCCGCGCCGGTCAGCAGCTTAGATTCGAGCGCGAACCCGTTCTTGAGGTAATCGCTCGACGCGCGCGCGCGGTACACGGCCCACGTATACGGCATCAGCGCTGCATGGAGATTATCGCTGACCTTCAGCGTGACGTAGACGTCTTCCGAAAGCGGCGGCGAGACGTGCTTCGCGACGAGATCTTCCGCCGCGTAGCTGTGCTGAGCACCGTCGGGCGCGCCGGCTACCGTTACGCCGGCGCCCTCGAGCGCCACGGTGAACGCCGCTTGGGCGAAGAGTCGCGGCTCGGGGACGCGATAGGCGTAGAGCACGCTCGGACCGACCGGCTGCGCGCCGGCGATCGCCACCACGTGATTTCCGGCGGCATCCCGAGCGTCGGCACTGAGATCGATCGTCGCATCGCTCTTTGCCGCTCCAGTCGTTGCGCGGTTGACGAAACGCGCGTACGGCGTCTGCGGCGAAACGTTGATGCTCACCGGATCGGCAGGGTGCGCCCCAGGCGTCACCGTGACGTCGACGATGTTATCGTTGACGACGATTGGCGAGACGAACACGCCCGTGCCGCCTTCCGCACCTTGGTCCGGGAAGAGCGACGTATCGATCACGACGCCTCCCTCCACGCGCTTGATGCCGGCCTTTGCAACCTGCGCCGCGAGGTCGCGCAACACTGCAAGCGGATCGCCGGGTACGGCCTTGGTGTCGGCCGAGCCGTCGTAGGCGTGATCCTCGTTCTCGAAGGCGAGGGTTCCGTCGGATTGGATGCGTTGCGACAGGTTGGGATCGCCGCTCGCGACGAGCACGATGTCGCCGTGCAGCACGCCCTGCGGGTCGATCGGCCCGGTGCGATAGACCGGCG
It encodes:
- the ligD gene encoding non-homologous end-joining DNA ligase; its protein translation is MAERPRRDRDAVAIPSDVDDATLDVDGRRVALTNLRKIYFPKLKLTKGDLLRYYLNISDVLIPHVADRPMVMKRYPHGVTGDFFYMKRTPSPRPPWIRTCSVEHSSGNVIDFPLVDGRPALLWLINLGCIDLNPWYSLCEDPDRPLYLHFDLDPTPGATFAVVREAALIVRDVLEGLGMTPYAKTSGSKGAHVYVAIRRELTQHEVWAIAKQIGHHMAKAHPDVLTAIYRVANRPPNHVLVDYNQNAFGKTLASIYSVRPNESATVSTPVTWEEIEAGCEPGDFTIFNVPERLAKIGDLWQPLLSARGRFNLAKFADMGAHAAV
- a CDS encoding adenosylhomocysteinase, with amino-acid sequence MPVLDPVQGDVKDRSLADAGRSRIAWSAAYMPVLAQIRDRFEIEKPLRGMRIGACLHVTTETANLMLALQAGGAQLALCASNPLSTQDDVAAALCDYGVATYSIKGEDHATYYSHIESVIATHPQISLDDGCDLVTRIFTKHPGQLAKMIGGCEETTTGVIRLRAMQRDGVLPYPVIAVNNALTKHMFDNRYGTGQSTLDGIIRATNVLLAGRTLVVVGYGWCGRGIASRAAGMGAHVVVTEVDPRKAIEATMDGYRVMPMSDAAKIGDIFVTVTGNYHVVREEHFKLMKDGAIVANSGHFNDELDLESIKRLARGKTEPRAFVEQYELHDGRKICILADGRLVNLAAAEGHPAAVMDMSFANQALSTAYLVSHHEALEKKVYDVPIEIDEEVAQLKLSSMGIEIDTMTPEQVKYSASWSEGT
- the dacB gene encoding D-alanyl-D-alanine carboxypeptidase/D-alanyl-D-alanine-endopeptidase — encoded protein: MLSAAALAAAINAPTRTPRLAHTVVAGEIYDLDAHRVLYGRNANLLMVAASTTKLLTEGTSLALLGPNFRWTTPVYRTGPIDPQGVLHGDIVLVASGDPNLSQRIQSDGTLAFENEDHAYDGSADTKAVPGDPLAVLRDLAAQVAKAGIKRVEGGVVIDTSLFPDQGAEGGTGVFVSPIVVNDNIVDVTVTPGAHPADPVSINVSPQTPYARFVNRATTGAAKSDATIDLSADARDAAGNHVVAIAGAQPVGPSVLYAYRVPEPRLFAQAAFTVALEGAGVTVAGAPDGAQHSYAAEDLVAKHVSPPLSEDVYVTLKVSDNLHAALMPYTWAVYRARASSDYLKNGFALESKLLTGAGLTLDQAAQQDGEGGTAYFTPDFMVHYLAWVRAQGWYPQLLRGLPILGVDGTLVDIQRSSPARGKVFAKTGTDDSDNYLNDGGVYEKGLAGYTTTRSGRHVAFAFYIGAMNGPHDEDTGHVAGEILGAMAAATYESL
- the metK gene encoding methionine adenosyltransferase; this encodes MTYTRLFTSESVTEGHPDKLADQISDAVLDALLRDDPYSRVAVETFAITGQIHIAGEVTTRTYVDIPKLAREVVRDVGYTRSAIGFDAETCGVSVSIDEQSPDIALGVDRSLEARSGDDDEFELVGAGDQGMMFGYACRETEELMPLPIVLAHNLTRHLAAMRKNGDIPYLRPDGKSQVTVEYDGDRPLRVEAVVVSTQHDPEIPLEQIRREITEKVIDHVIPVAMHDDRTRVYVNPTGRFVIGGPKGDAGLTGRKIIADTYGGMARHGGGAFSGKDPTKVDRSGAYAARWVAKNVVGAGLADRCEVQVAYAIGVAHPMSVSIETFGTGRLPEERIAAAVKAVFDLRPAAIIHYLQLRRPIYRQTASYGHFGRPDLDLPWERLDRTDALRKATAFNGEELRVPNFAG
- a CDS encoding ATP-dependent DNA ligase, whose product is MPRFESLLLRPPIEPMETRAVARIPEGDGWSYEPKWDGFRCIAFRDGDEVELQSKSGETLTRYFPEIVAALLKAGARQFVVDGELLVATDDGSDFDALLQRIHPAASRVQRLAQETPASYVVFDLLVEGRSAFYERALHARRERLDLFVTRNFAEIPTLRLSPATRDGALAKLWLGGSLARLDGIIAKRDVAYAFGSRDAAVKVKRNYTADCVVGGFRTGSGGAVASLLLGLYDDAGKLNHVGFVGSMSAAERKRAAELIRPIVEPPGFTGTAPGGPSRWRRGEASEWFPVRPQVVVEVAFDHVTGHRFRHAARLLRWRTDKAPRQCTMEQLLHPTGR
- a CDS encoding STAS domain-containing protein, which codes for MIASHRVPKLSQHRMESVTIEYRPESLDALEPAMLEALRAGAERVVLDLDSVSSLDSAALRELIRLLRLARSSGGDLALRSTRAGVLRTLSVTALDRVFPVLQPRAA
- a CDS encoding cyclodeaminase/cyclohydrolase family protein, giving the protein METLDEYLRRLASHDPVPGGGSAAALIGAVAAALVAMVGRIASAPLEDVVDEADRLRDELAAARLRDEAAFAAVVAAQALPKDDEAQVQVRREALDAALQGAAEEPLRAAGLALRVLELALRLSEAKTKALASDVGCAAEFAHAALAGCAYNVRVNHKYMHETEVIACQAEMLASYERDASNILELVRAAVGAALARR
- a CDS encoding DUF6600 domain-containing protein, translating into MTSKSLISVISASAIFVGVLVGVILTGALRTPDVRTPGERAPYKNGPGVVRVSFVEGSAVVQRGASRVQTNAVRNAPMLPGDFISTGPTSRAELQFDGYTAVRLGGSVEARIVDNDANRRLQLASGTVEVGMVHDDQAMEIDTPSVSVRSRQAGDSRISVAADGSTWITARHGSVEIVTPQDTHTLGAGSTLVASGSASDPSISYVSATAFDSFDQFNAERDKAMIAALNASPNLNPSIAGYENLNDYGHWQAIAGYGQSWVPNEPASWVPYRNGSWTWEGRYGWTWIGSEAWGWTPYHYGNWFYCSCSSSGWAWLPPSSATKLSWSPALVGFFGFDVASTGGLNNCGGNYGYAPEGSGAPAGPSGNAAPAAPYGEGGPTAPASEAAPAAPSNEAAPYGEGGPGGYPATQYGEGGPGYSAPYAYPYPYIGWVPIAPYEPFYPWWYGGVGFGFGFGGYGYPGFANNIVNVTNITNVYRTYRNFRHGGATGTTIRHFRHGTVSGHTVAVNRRDIGRRFGTIHGALPIKPTRSNLAFSHGTVHAPVTFSKAFNSPRFALHGTLAARTSRAGLAGHSAARAPVSRANAPVSRENMAATRTNAAMHATERAALGRANAPVSRVNAPVTRANAPIAHANAPETRANAFQRRGNPSFARENAPVTRENAATSRQIEATQRMNAPVTRENAAPAVRENAAPTMRSENSASMRQAETPRNEFAPSSSWERFNAGRGEARSAEFPAGSGGATSARDSRGALSAPSEAGREERAPSDSWGRFSTSRGDSYGGTRESYGGTRNPYAERQSAPSYQREMPSYSRGSYASPYSRESYPSYSRGSYPSYSRGSYPSYSRGSYPSSPRGSYGSPPSYSRGNWGAPHPSGGGGGGGGRPGGGGGGGRPGGGGRPPH